One stretch of Mangifera indica cultivar Alphonso chromosome 9, CATAS_Mindica_2.1, whole genome shotgun sequence DNA includes these proteins:
- the LOC123226238 gene encoding uncharacterized protein LOC123226238 has protein sequence MQGKAKESWCMIRCTAVAQNNNEVINRTALRFRPIAPKPASNDTVSGFLGVYNKNLLLSSKRSKRKYVRVRKNNGYKRKNQISPHEEGEDGVNKTVVTLQFFPEKTDSKNSDSNSKIQDPLCNIINDRNNLNPVVASKGRDAVEFYQPELNHRIKEKEFEFGVSDQTTVVESWVTVESMKETCMEGRGLLGSTDVERMNNLESDTCPGFISDGLNRVQWVNGAYRRMVMGYKDGDESQIMVGLIMKEQFPVCVYSSFTTMVRVQYTWKKEKYSKMVPCDVYRMDCGGFAWRLDVEAALSLGR, from the coding sequence ATGCAGGGAAAAGCTAAGGAGAGTTGGTGCATGATAAGATGCACAGCTGTTGCGCAGAATAATAACGAGGTAATCAATCGGACAGCGCTCAGATTCCGGCCGATAGCACCGAAGCCAGCCTCCAACGACACCGTTTCAGGTTTCTTAGGGGTGTATAACAAGAACTTGCTGCTAAGTAGCAAAAGATCTAAAAGAAAGTATGTTAGGGTTCGCAAGAATAATGGATACAAGAGAAAGAATCAAATCTCTCCGCATGAAGAAGGAGAAGATGGTGTAAACAAGACAGTTGTCACTCTACAGTTTTTTCCTGAAAAAACTGATTCGAAGAATTCAGATTCAAACTCCAAAATCCAAGATCCGTTATgcaatattattaatgatagaAACAATCTTAATCCCGTGGTTGCTTCAAAGGGTCGTGATGCAGTAGAATTTTATCAACCAGAGCTAAATCATCGTAttaaagaaaaggaatttgaattCGGAGTTTCAGATCAGACGACGGTGGTGGAGTCGTGGGTGACGGTGGAGAGCATGAAGGAGACATGCATGGAGGGGAGAGGATTACTGGGGAGTACGGACGTAGAGAGAATGAATAATCTAGAGAGCGACACGTGTCCAGGGTTTATATCAGACGGTTTAAACAGGGTTCAGTGGGTTAACGGAGCGTACAGAAGGATGGTGATGGGATATAAGGATGGAGACGAGTCACAAATAATGGTGGGTTTGATAATGAAAGAACAGTTTCCGGTGTGTGTTTACTCGTCGTTTACGACAATGGTAAGAGTCCAGTACACGTGGAAGAAGGAAAAGTACTCAAAAATGGTTCCATGTGATGTGTACAGAATGGACTGCGGAGGCTTTGCATGGAGGCTGGACGTTGAAGCCGCCCTTAGTCTGGGTCGttaa